The Sorangiineae bacterium MSr11367 genome window below encodes:
- a CDS encoding phosphopantetheine-binding protein: MNLIAGLSAAELDVLRGHLRELDDPIAVIGMGCRFPGNVHDPASFWSLLQQGKDGITEVPKDRWDIDALYDPDPDAPGKIYSRRGGFLEGADRFDAEAFGISAEEAALMDPQQRLLLEVCWEALENAGEAPTELQGSRTGVFVGLANQGYNRVLDPRDLDAFTATDTLASVASGRLSHAFGFHGPTMTIEAACASSLVAIHLAAESLRRGESELAIAGGVTLLLQPELQVYFSKLGLLSRDGCCKAFDANADGMVRGEGCGLVVLKRHSQAIADGNPVLALVRGSAVQSTGAGKGVAIPNALAERRVLRAALESGRLAPADVDYIETHGTGTWAGDAIELTALKAVFGEPRADGSSCVLGAVKTNIGQLEYAGGVAGVMKAILAFEHETIPRNLNYTTPHPRVPLEGTPLVIPTQSHPWRRGDRPRIAGVSAFGLSGALAHVLLEEPPRKAPETPRATRSVHVLALSARTPDALRAQAARVADYLEAHPELSPGDVCFSANVGRAHFDHRLAVVGKTTTELATQLRGPNATGGPSDEAFASARNLAERYEGGEDIDWRSLERPYGHRRVAFPNYAWQHQRFWLHRPTDGSNPRQAPAPAIGSHVLEAPASERHVLLQRHLTTQLAAIMGVASKEVHAATPLILLGIDSLMAVELRRRLRAEFGFPLKFERLIEGAAVADLVQDLVQHLAANDPGELEVIEL; the protein is encoded by the coding sequence TTGAATCTAATCGCGGGCTTGAGTGCGGCGGAGCTCGATGTCCTCCGCGGCCACCTGCGTGAACTGGACGATCCCATCGCCGTGATCGGCATGGGCTGCCGCTTTCCGGGCAACGTCCACGATCCGGCATCGTTCTGGAGCCTCCTTCAACAAGGGAAGGACGGGATCACGGAGGTGCCCAAGGACCGCTGGGACATCGACGCCCTCTACGATCCCGATCCGGACGCACCCGGCAAAATCTACAGCCGGCGAGGAGGCTTCCTGGAAGGCGCCGATCGATTCGATGCGGAGGCCTTCGGCATTTCGGCCGAGGAAGCCGCTTTGATGGATCCTCAGCAGCGGCTTCTCCTCGAGGTCTGTTGGGAGGCGCTCGAGAACGCCGGGGAGGCCCCAACGGAGCTGCAGGGCAGCCGCACCGGTGTCTTCGTTGGGCTAGCCAACCAGGGCTACAACCGCGTTCTCGATCCGCGTGATCTCGATGCCTTCACCGCGACGGACACACTGGCGAGTGTGGCCAGTGGGCGGCTCTCGCACGCGTTTGGCTTTCACGGCCCGACGATGACCATCGAGGCCGCGTGCGCTTCGTCGCTCGTGGCGATTCATCTTGCAGCCGAGAGTCTGCGGCGCGGCGAGTCGGAGCTGGCCATCGCCGGCGGGGTCACCCTTCTTCTGCAGCCCGAGCTTCAAGTCTACTTCTCGAAGCTCGGCCTCCTGTCCCGTGACGGATGCTGCAAGGCCTTCGATGCGAACGCCGACGGCATGGTGCGGGGCGAGGGCTGCGGGCTCGTCGTGCTCAAACGGCATTCGCAGGCAATCGCCGATGGGAACCCGGTGCTGGCGCTGGTGCGGGGGTCGGCCGTTCAGAGCACGGGCGCGGGCAAGGGCGTGGCCATTCCCAATGCACTCGCCGAGCGCCGGGTGCTGCGTGCCGCACTCGAAAGCGGCAGGCTCGCGCCGGCGGACGTCGACTACATCGAGACGCACGGCACGGGGACCTGGGCCGGCGATGCCATCGAGCTCACGGCCTTGAAGGCGGTGTTCGGTGAACCGAGGGCCGACGGTTCGAGCTGCGTGCTCGGCGCGGTGAAGACGAACATCGGCCAGCTCGAATACGCAGGCGGCGTGGCCGGTGTCATGAAGGCCATCCTCGCCTTCGAGCACGAGACGATTCCTCGGAACTTGAACTACACGACGCCCCATCCCCGGGTGCCGCTCGAGGGGACGCCGCTGGTCATTCCGACGCAGAGCCATCCTTGGCGGCGCGGAGATCGGCCGCGCATCGCAGGCGTGAGTGCGTTTGGCTTGAGCGGCGCGCTGGCCCATGTCCTGTTGGAGGAGCCCCCTCGGAAGGCACCGGAGACACCGCGTGCGACGCGCTCCGTTCACGTGCTGGCGCTTTCGGCCCGAACGCCGGACGCGCTGCGTGCGCAGGCCGCGCGGGTGGCGGACTACCTCGAAGCACACCCCGAACTGTCCCCGGGCGACGTGTGCTTCAGCGCCAACGTCGGTCGCGCGCATTTCGACCATCGCCTGGCGGTCGTTGGAAAGACCACCACGGAGCTCGCCACGCAACTGCGCGGTCCGAATGCGACGGGGGGGCCGTCCGACGAGGCGTTCGCGAGCGCGCGGAACTTGGCGGAGCGCTACGAGGGTGGTGAGGACATCGATTGGCGCAGCCTCGAACGACCCTACGGGCACCGCCGTGTTGCGTTTCCCAACTACGCCTGGCAGCACCAGCGATTCTGGCTGCATCGCCCGACGGACGGCAGCAACCCGCGCCAGGCGCCCGCCCCGGCGATCGGCTCGCACGTTCTCGAGGCGCCCGCGTCCGAACGCCATGTGTTGTTGCAACGGCATCTCACCACGCAGCTGGCGGCCATCATGGGCGTCGCTTCCAAGGAGGTGCACGCTGCCACGCCGCTGATTCTCCTCGGAATCGACTCGCTCATGGCCGTCGAGTTGCGGCGCCGGCTCCGGGCCGAGTTTGGCTTCCCGCTCAAATTCGAGCGCCTCATCGAAGGGGCGGCCGTCGCGGATCTCGTACAGGACTTGGTGCAGCACCTTGCAGCGAACGATCCCGGAGAGCTGGAAGTCATCGAGCTATGA
- a CDS encoding RNA polymerase sigma factor, giving the protein MALSDESLSAPLSVRAREVRRASVAEFEQIYRAEFRAVWAFLYRLGARNATIDDLTHDVFVTAYARFSTFDRTRPAKAWLRGIAWRLFADYRRLHYHRHEVDAERGEHVPVSEPSPDERIAARQAREMIDEALGALDDDKRAVFVMHEFDGLSVPEIAAAMEAPAPTTSSRLRLAREAFTAALERVRRRRGLS; this is encoded by the coding sequence ATGGCCCTTTCCGACGAGTCGCTCTCCGCCCCGCTCTCGGTGCGGGCGCGCGAGGTTCGCCGGGCGAGTGTGGCGGAGTTCGAGCAGATCTACCGCGCGGAGTTTCGCGCGGTGTGGGCGTTCCTCTACCGACTCGGGGCACGCAACGCGACGATCGACGATTTGACCCACGACGTCTTCGTGACGGCGTACGCGCGGTTTTCCACCTTCGATCGAACGCGGCCGGCGAAGGCGTGGTTGCGCGGGATCGCGTGGCGGCTCTTTGCCGATTATCGGCGGCTGCACTACCACCGGCACGAGGTCGACGCGGAGCGCGGAGAGCACGTGCCCGTCTCGGAGCCATCGCCCGACGAACGGATCGCCGCGCGCCAGGCGCGTGAGATGATCGACGAGGCCCTCGGCGCGCTCGACGACGACAAGCGCGCGGTGTTCGTCATGCACGAGTTCGACGGGCTGTCCGTCCCGGAGATCGCGGCGGCCATGGAGGCACCGGCACCGACGACCTCGTCGCGTCTGCGTCTGGCGCGGGAGGCGTTCACCGCGGCGCTCGAGCGCGTTCGCCGGCGGCGAGGTCTCTCATGA
- a CDS encoding E3 ubiquitin ligase family protein, producing MDILGWFLAFLGLGGLLFGVLQMLKMKKMNRVPHRRPSEIAQLGPRAADANGLLSTEGAAQPGQQQLVAPMSGQPCLAYEITIEAKWEKHSETEEGTKKTSGSKNVHTDAQGCQFLIADGVGSIVVDSTGALDASMEKSHSSEVGVGGLLWPSTLRFGQMETNTPIVSRDEGRIIGFVGTEKIVRPSATIYALGQLDAGPHGAVLRTPKGIGTGKLILSPKGRASLLASTKRNMILGYAIGGVLAVGGTGAGLFGPKSESFASTETCPREISGNTINCEDRIDSKVGKTYTWTVSQAGHYIVKVKAPEVKNPIDALVTIKAQDGRRVAEEYAGGTAQTIVGEELEPGSYLLSVTDIFSRNLKGGLGFHLSIERDTSKDEGGKDAAPVEAVASAEPAPSAAVSSKVLSVAAPAHAPHVSKPKAKASAHASAPPPPAPPPAAAPPPPAKVEAAPPPPPPPPAKAAPPPPKPAPPEKKGVSLEVHFP from the coding sequence ATGGACATTTTGGGTTGGTTTTTGGCCTTCTTGGGCCTAGGTGGCCTTTTGTTCGGCGTCTTGCAGATGCTGAAAATGAAAAAGATGAACCGGGTGCCGCACCGGCGGCCCTCGGAGATTGCGCAGCTCGGGCCTCGCGCCGCCGACGCGAATGGGCTGCTCTCCACGGAGGGCGCGGCGCAGCCGGGGCAGCAGCAGCTGGTTGCCCCCATGAGCGGACAGCCGTGCCTAGCTTATGAAATTACCATCGAAGCAAAGTGGGAAAAGCATTCCGAAACCGAGGAGGGGACGAAAAAGACGAGTGGCTCCAAAAATGTGCACACGGACGCGCAGGGGTGCCAATTTCTCATTGCCGACGGCGTGGGGAGCATCGTGGTGGACAGCACGGGCGCGCTCGATGCATCGATGGAAAAGAGCCATTCCAGCGAGGTGGGCGTGGGAGGTCTGCTCTGGCCATCGACACTTCGTTTTGGACAGATGGAAACGAATACGCCCATCGTTTCGCGTGACGAAGGGCGCATCATCGGATTCGTGGGCACGGAAAAGATCGTTCGGCCGTCGGCGACGATTTATGCGCTAGGCCAACTCGATGCGGGCCCCCACGGTGCGGTGTTGCGCACGCCCAAAGGAATTGGCACGGGCAAGCTGATTCTCTCCCCCAAAGGGCGCGCCAGCCTGCTCGCGTCGACGAAGCGAAACATGATTCTCGGTTATGCCATCGGCGGCGTACTCGCCGTCGGCGGCACCGGCGCCGGGCTCTTCGGGCCAAAGTCGGAATCGTTCGCCAGCACGGAGACGTGCCCGCGCGAGATTTCGGGCAACACCATCAATTGCGAAGACCGCATCGATTCCAAAGTTGGAAAGACGTATACGTGGACGGTTAGCCAGGCGGGGCACTACATCGTCAAGGTCAAGGCCCCCGAGGTGAAGAATCCCATCGATGCCTTGGTGACGATCAAGGCGCAAGATGGGCGCCGAGTCGCCGAAGAGTATGCCGGTGGCACCGCACAAACCATCGTCGGCGAAGAACTCGAGCCGGGAAGTTACTTGCTGAGCGTCACCGACATCTTCTCGCGCAATCTCAAAGGCGGCTTGGGCTTCCATCTCTCCATCGAGCGGGATACCTCGAAGGACGAGGGCGGTAAGGACGCCGCGCCGGTCGAAGCCGTGGCATCGGCCGAACCGGCGCCTAGCGCGGCGGTCAGCAGCAAGGTGCTGTCCGTGGCGGCACCTGCGCATGCGCCGCATGTCTCGAAGCCGAAAGCCAAGGCGTCGGCCCATGCGAGCGCGCCACCTCCGCCCGCGCCACCTCCGGCCGCAGCGCCCCCGCCCCCCGCAAAGGTGGAGGCCGCACCGCCGCCGCCGCCTCCACCGCCGGCGAAGGCGGCCCCCCCGCCGCCCAAGCCGGCACCGCCCGAGAAGAAGGGGGTCTCCTTGGAGGTGCACTTTCCCTGA
- a CDS encoding amino acid adenylation domain-containing protein, producing the protein MNELVAELARKGIQVSLGMRDDQLSVSAPKGALSEELRQRITQHKRQLLQYLRTRTAAAPDHDDLPSLTPDLAHRHEPFPLTDIQQAYWLGRGGAAEMGDVSIHVYWEHEFPSLDVPRMEHAWQKVILRHDMLRAVILPDGRQQILREVPPLRITVLDLSQASPDELEAGLCRVRDELSHQVFALDVWPQVEVRATLLPGGRARLHQSVDLVQIDGGSLALLARDVARAYAQPDADLPSLDVSFRDYVLAEATLRDTETARRSLAYWRQRVRDLPPPPELPLARAPSALAKSRFHRRVTRLDAARWEQLQARAKARGLTLSIVLISVYAEILARWSKSPRFTLNIPLFSRLPLHPQVSELLGDFTSMVLLGLDLSVPESFEVRAKRAQAQLWTDMEHSQHISGVHALRELARVNKSTNASLPIVFASLLSLRSEGFSDWASAWKQIAEPVFTLTQTPQIWMDNQVQQENGELAASWDVVEELFPEGMLDAMFDAYRSLLVRLADDETAWTELPRFQLPADTARLYEALNATEVPLPAETLPSLFWNQVKVRGDAPAVVTSGRTLGYGELFRRSNQLAHRLKKLGCARGSLVAVAMEKGWEQVVAVLGIHGVAAAYLPIDPELPPERLRYLLQQVRLVVTQGHVATKVAWPEGVELVLVVEEDEALGPEADAPPERPEPDDLAYVLYTSGSTGLPKGAMLSHRNAVNRMLDVNARFGIGPDDRCLALTALNHDLSVYDLFGVLGAGGGVVLPDAARLKDPLHWLDRMNGERVSVWNSVPAFMEMLVETLKREPAQPRPSALRRVLLAGDWIPVGLPDRIRALAPEAQVIAAGGPTETAVWDICYPVAEVDPSWPSIPYGRPMANARYYVMDENLEPRPTWVPGQLHIAGAGVGLGYWGDAEKTRQKFIEHPRTGERLYRSGDLGRLLPDGNIEFLGREDLQVKIQGQRIELGEIESTLAQHPAVRAGVATVVAAEGGRKRLVAFAVLEHDRAAADENLEVSILDFLRARLPSHMIPTLVLTEALPLSANGKVDRKALAAVALQRAQPKAVFVPPASELERTIGRVVQEALALPEISADGQFFELGADSNAIVRITAALRAALNIDVRATDPFRFPTVRALAAFLSEKGSAANAAAQAGTDRGAARREMRGRRRGTAA; encoded by the coding sequence GTGAACGAACTCGTCGCCGAGCTCGCGCGGAAAGGCATTCAAGTATCCCTCGGCATGAGGGACGATCAGCTCTCGGTGAGCGCGCCCAAAGGTGCGCTTTCGGAGGAACTGCGCCAACGGATTACGCAGCACAAACGGCAATTGCTGCAGTACCTGCGGACGCGCACGGCGGCGGCTCCTGACCACGACGATCTGCCGAGCCTCACGCCCGATCTCGCCCATCGTCACGAGCCGTTTCCGCTCACGGACATCCAGCAGGCCTATTGGCTCGGGCGGGGTGGCGCTGCGGAGATGGGGGACGTATCCATTCACGTCTACTGGGAACACGAGTTCCCATCGCTCGATGTGCCGCGCATGGAGCATGCCTGGCAAAAAGTCATTTTACGCCACGACATGCTGCGCGCGGTCATTCTCCCCGATGGCCGCCAACAGATTCTCCGCGAGGTACCGCCGCTGCGCATCACCGTGCTCGATTTGAGCCAGGCGTCGCCCGACGAGCTCGAGGCGGGCCTCTGCCGGGTGCGCGACGAACTCTCGCACCAGGTCTTTGCGCTTGATGTGTGGCCGCAGGTCGAGGTCCGCGCCACCTTGCTGCCCGGGGGGCGGGCGCGGCTCCACCAGAGCGTCGATCTCGTGCAGATCGACGGGGGCAGCCTCGCCCTTCTGGCGCGCGACGTCGCGCGGGCCTATGCGCAGCCCGACGCGGATCTTCCGTCGCTCGACGTCTCGTTTCGCGACTACGTCCTCGCCGAGGCCACCTTGCGCGACACCGAAACGGCGCGGCGTTCGCTTGCGTACTGGCGCCAGCGCGTGCGCGATCTGCCGCCCCCGCCCGAGCTCCCGCTGGCCCGTGCCCCTTCGGCGCTGGCGAAAAGCCGCTTTCATCGCCGGGTGACCCGGCTCGATGCGGCGCGCTGGGAGCAGTTGCAGGCGCGCGCGAAGGCGCGCGGGCTGACCCTGTCGATCGTGCTCATCTCCGTGTACGCGGAGATCCTCGCCCGCTGGAGCAAGAGTCCGCGTTTCACGTTGAACATCCCGCTCTTCAGCCGGTTGCCGTTGCACCCGCAGGTCTCCGAGCTGCTCGGGGACTTCACGTCGATGGTTCTCTTGGGGCTCGATTTGTCCGTTCCCGAGAGCTTCGAGGTGCGTGCGAAGCGCGCGCAGGCGCAATTGTGGACCGACATGGAGCATTCGCAGCACATCAGCGGCGTGCACGCGCTGCGTGAGCTCGCGCGTGTGAACAAGAGCACCAACGCCTCGCTGCCCATCGTCTTTGCAAGCCTTCTCAGCCTTCGCTCGGAGGGCTTCTCGGATTGGGCCTCCGCCTGGAAGCAAATCGCCGAGCCGGTCTTCACGCTCACGCAAACGCCCCAAATCTGGATGGACAATCAGGTCCAGCAGGAAAATGGCGAGCTGGCCGCATCGTGGGACGTGGTGGAGGAGCTGTTCCCCGAGGGCATGCTCGATGCCATGTTCGACGCGTACCGCAGCCTCCTCGTGCGGCTCGCCGACGACGAGACCGCGTGGACGGAGCTCCCGCGCTTCCAACTGCCCGCGGATACCGCACGCCTTTACGAAGCGCTCAACGCCACCGAGGTTCCGCTCCCCGCGGAGACGCTCCCGTCGCTCTTCTGGAACCAGGTGAAGGTTCGCGGCGATGCGCCCGCGGTGGTCACATCCGGGCGCACGCTCGGCTATGGCGAGCTCTTTCGCCGTTCGAACCAGCTCGCGCATCGGTTGAAAAAGCTCGGTTGCGCCCGCGGCAGCCTGGTGGCCGTGGCCATGGAAAAGGGCTGGGAGCAGGTCGTCGCTGTTCTCGGCATTCATGGCGTTGCGGCGGCGTATTTGCCGATCGACCCCGAGCTTCCGCCCGAGCGACTGCGCTACCTGCTGCAGCAGGTTCGCCTGGTGGTCACGCAGGGCCATGTCGCGACCAAGGTGGCATGGCCCGAAGGCGTGGAGCTCGTGCTCGTCGTGGAGGAGGATGAGGCGCTCGGTCCCGAGGCCGACGCCCCGCCCGAGAGGCCCGAGCCCGACGATCTGGCCTACGTCCTTTACACCTCCGGTTCGACGGGCCTGCCCAAGGGGGCGATGCTCTCCCACCGCAACGCGGTCAATCGCATGCTCGATGTGAACGCGCGCTTCGGCATCGGTCCGGACGACCGCTGCTTGGCGCTCACGGCGCTCAACCACGACCTCTCCGTGTACGACCTTTTTGGCGTGCTCGGTGCTGGCGGTGGCGTCGTCCTACCCGACGCGGCCCGGCTCAAAGATCCCTTGCACTGGCTCGATCGAATGAATGGCGAGCGCGTCTCCGTATGGAACAGCGTGCCGGCCTTCATGGAGATGCTCGTCGAAACGTTGAAGCGCGAGCCTGCGCAGCCGCGTCCTTCGGCGTTGCGCCGGGTGCTGCTCGCCGGAGATTGGATCCCCGTGGGCTTGCCCGATCGCATCCGCGCGCTGGCGCCCGAGGCCCAGGTGATCGCCGCAGGTGGCCCCACCGAAACGGCGGTCTGGGACATTTGCTACCCGGTGGCCGAAGTCGACCCTTCGTGGCCGAGCATTCCCTACGGGCGCCCGATGGCCAATGCCCGCTACTACGTGATGGACGAGAACCTCGAGCCGCGGCCGACGTGGGTGCCGGGGCAGCTCCACATCGCGGGCGCGGGCGTCGGCCTTGGGTACTGGGGCGATGCCGAGAAGACGCGCCAGAAGTTCATCGAGCACCCTCGCACCGGCGAACGCCTCTATCGCAGCGGCGATCTCGGGCGCCTGCTTCCGGACGGGAACATCGAGTTTCTCGGGCGCGAGGACCTGCAGGTCAAGATCCAGGGACAGCGCATCGAGCTCGGCGAGATCGAATCGACCTTGGCGCAGCATCCCGCCGTGCGCGCGGGCGTGGCCACGGTGGTGGCGGCGGAGGGCGGACGAAAGCGCCTGGTGGCCTTCGCCGTGCTCGAGCATGACCGGGCCGCGGCCGACGAGAACCTCGAGGTGTCCATCCTCGACTTTTTGCGTGCGCGGTTGCCTTCCCACATGATCCCCACGCTCGTCCTCACCGAAGCGCTCCCGTTGAGTGCGAACGGCAAGGTGGACCGAAAGGCGCTGGCGGCCGTGGCCTTGCAACGCGCGCAGCCGAAGGCGGTGTTCGTGCCCCCGGCGAGCGAGCTCGAACGAACCATCGGCCGCGTCGTTCAGGAGGCGTTGGCCCTGCCCGAGATCAGCGCCGATGGTCAATTCTTCGAGCTGGGCGCGGACTCCAATGCCATCGTTCGCATCACCGCCGCCTTGCGCGCGGCCTTGAATATCGACGTGCGCGCGACCGATCCGTTCCGCTTCCCCACGGTGCGTGCGCTCGCGGCCTTTCTCTCCGAAAAGGGGAGCGCGGCGAATGCGGCGGCGCAGGCGGGGACCGATCGCGGGGCGGCCCGGCGTGAGATGCGCGGTCGCCGACGAGGAACCGCCGCATGA